The Ranitomeya variabilis isolate aRanVar5 chromosome 7, aRanVar5.hap1, whole genome shotgun sequence genome includes a window with the following:
- the LOC143785051 gene encoding uncharacterized protein LOC143785051, translating into MDHHQLRKYIQTFSLDSGPRGSQGYTRVLLQLIGHMGHGKSALVNSCKYVLDDGEFTEHARSGDKEITDGAVTLTRRSYNLTDNITIVDNRGYATMENFETVEVYTQLGNFLPLDEPVKWHKNFEFLVDRVEDMHIDTNVTDILVPIFVYSVKSTLTEDMKDSLPVFFRNCTQLTGLSPIIVLTHRSGGNYFELKKQFELLGADNIFILENYTRADHIKTRQRTMDFLNFMTLALQNVAFRMEQYMNPRRGRVEHKKFLLRYIHQSVLEARKKEEEAALRNKKR; encoded by the exons ATGGATCACCACCAGCTGAGAAAATACATCCAGACCTTCAGCCTGGACAGTGGTCCTCGGGGGAGTCAGGGGTACACGCGGGTTCTCCTGCAGCTCATTGGTCATATGGGACACGGTAAATCGGCCCTTGTGAACTCTTGTAAGTACGTCCTGGATGATGGAGAGTTTACAGAGCATGCAAGGTCTGGGGATAAGGAGATAACAGATGGTGCGGTGACATTGACACGAAGGTCCTATAACCTGACCGATAACATCACCATTGTGGACAACAGAGGATATGCCACGATGGAGAACTTCGAGACAGTGGAGGTCTATACTCAACTTG GTAACTTCCTCCCTCTGGATGAGCCCGTGAAGTGGCACAAGAACTTTGAGTTTCTTGTTGATAGAGTGGAGGACATGCACATCGACACCAATGTCACCGATATACTTGTTCCCATCTTTGTTTACAG CGTCAAATCCACCCTGACGGAGGACATGAAGGACAGCCTGCCGGTGTTTTTCAGGAACTGCACACAGTTAACAG GGTTGTCCCCAATCATCGTCCTCACACACAGATCCGGGGGAAATTACTTTGAGCTTAAGAAGCAATTTGAGCTTCTGGGAGCAGATAATATATTCATATTGGAGAACTACACAAGAGCGGACCACATAAAGACACGACAAAGGACCATGGACTTCCTAAACTTCATGACACTCGCCCTTCAGAATGTCGCCTTccgaatggagcagtacatgaaccCGAGAAGAGGAAGAGTGGAGCACAAGAAGTTCCTGCTCCGATACATCCACCAGTCCGTGCTGGAGGCcagaaagaaggaggaggaagcgGCCCTAAGGAACAAGAAACGATAA